In Solanum stenotomum isolate F172 chromosome 6, ASM1918654v1, whole genome shotgun sequence, one DNA window encodes the following:
- the LOC125868029 gene encoding uncharacterized protein LOC125868029 isoform X1 encodes MKTKDNGNVICSLPGLPKKKLQDLCKKHGLSPYKTKPNLVSSLVPYIKGADELLFKEMKTKDNGNSINRLPKKELQDLCRKHGLSPYKTKPNLVSSLVPYIKGADELLFKEMKTKDNGNSINRLPKKGLQDLCRKHGLSPYKTKPNLVSSLVPYIKGADERLFQEMKTKDNGNSINRLPKKELQDLCRKHGLSPYKTKPNLVNSLITYVKGAESFSFKEMKTKDNGNSIYSLRKKKLQELCKKYGLSPHKTKPNLVNSLVNYFKIADTETSKGKEYNILNSSGVKSATGEILFSRFIAQSDEKGFNQGLDSPQTSFSKNAFTSDAKLMHVPSFEFSVSSEDGINLYVDLNSCPTDTFKRLEKKVCVCHNLQNHKFQSFCQEIQYLGNNRPMTSSFLWKTDSDNRFNSSHAQTVSSASLCGTVDVVCHTENTNDASLGFSATTKSCDGSVETLTHSEGKKGSPSSFRTICGVQKMNITDVNTFMGEEEIACVGLNTFQASKKSVAINRTVNVEAYNPENTTEVLDARLCKSFHASLEKVPISSPADVPELKHNKNENQNTRLDVSCLNSERQRSCVPEKLIVLSHISSETDFTEIEATDIGSHHQHSSYSSSGKDCLRHLIDAAESLRSLPHSTEDTCGIFLDDTPSSAAGGARADHADRTETSKELLKKQTEQLSHGGKKRKRHDGESDNVHHCNDGRILRSATRLQNLPRRSIRLVSKRLVACNS; translated from the exons ATGAAAACGAAGGACAATGGAAATGTTATTTGCAGCCTACCGGGTCTACCCAAGAAAAAACTCCAGGACTTGTGCAAGAAACACGGGTTATCTCCTTATAAGACAAAACCCAATCTTGTGAGTTCTTTGGTCCCTTACATCAAG GGAGCAGATGAGCTTTTATTTAAAGAGATGAAGACAAAGGACAATGGAAATTCCATAAACAGGCTACCTAAGAAAGAGCTTCAAGATTTGTGCAGGAAACATGGGTTATCTCCTTATAAGACAAAACCCAATCTTGTGAGTTCTTTGGTCCCTTACATCAAG GGAGCAGATGAGCTTTTATTTAAAGAGATGAAGACAAAGGACAATGGAAATTCCATAAACAGGCTACCTAAGAAAGGGCTTCAAGATTTGTGCAGGAAACACGGGTTATCTCCTTATAAGACAAAACCCAATCTTGTGAGTTCTTTGGTCCCTTACATCAAG GGAGCAGATGAGCGTTTATTTCAAGAGATGAAGACAAAGGACAATGGAAATTCCATAAACAGGCTACCTAAGAAAGAGCTTCAAGATTTGTGCAGGAAACACGGTTTATCTCCTTATAAGACAAAGCCTAATCTTGTAAATTCTTTGATCACTTACGTCAAG GGAGCAGAGAGTTTTTCCTTTAAAGAGATGAAGACAAAGGACAATGGAAATTCCATTTACAGCCTACGCAAGAAAAAACTTCAAGAACTGTGCAAGAAGTATGGTTTGTCTCCTCATAAGACAAAACCCAATCTCGTGAATTCCCTGGTCAATTACTTCAAG ATAGCAGATACAGAGACTTCTAAAGGCAAAGAGTACAACATTCTAAATTCTTCTGGTGTGAAGAGCGCAACCGGAGAGATATTGTTTTCAAGATTCATCGCTCAGAGTGATGAGAAAGGTTTCAATCAAGGACTTGACAGTCCACAAACAAGTTTTTCCAAGAATGCATTTACTTCTGATGCTAAGTTGATGCATGTACCTTCTTTTGAGTTTTCTGTCTCATCAGAAGATGGAATCAACCTTTATGTTGACTTGAATTCATGCCCAACAGACacttttaaaagattggaaaagAAGGTGTGTGTATGTCACAATCTGCAGAATCACAAATTTCAAAGTTTCTGTCAGGAGATTCAATACCTAGGAAATAACAGACCAATGACAAGTTCATTTCTCTGGAAAACAGATTCAGACAATAGATTTAACAGCAGCCATGCACAAACTGTTTCTTCCGCAAGTTTATGTGGCACTGTTGATGTTGTATGTCATACAGAAAATACAAACGATGCGTCTTTGGGATTTTCAGCAACGACAAAATCATGTGATGGTTCTGTAGAAACTTTAACACATTCAGAAGGAAAAAAGGGAAGTCCATCTTCATTTAGAACCATTTGTGGTGTACAGAAAATGAATATCACTGATGTAAATACTTTTATGGGAGAGGAAGAGATAGCATGTGTGGGTCTGAATACCTTTCAAGCTTCAAAGAAATCAGTGGCTATTAATAGAACTGTCAATGTTGAGGCTTATAACCCAGAAAACACTACAGAGGTCTTAGATGCTAGGCTATGTAAATCTTTTCATGCATCGTTGGAGAAAGTACCTATCAGTTCCCCTGCAGATGTGCCAGAgctaaaacataataaaaatgaaaatcagaATACGAGGCTAGATGTAAGTTGTCTCAATTCTGAAAGGCAGAGAAGTTGTGTCCCAGAGAAGCTTATAGTGCTATCTCATATCTCTTCAGAAACTGATTTTACTGAGATAGAGGCTACAGATATCGGCAgtcatcatcaacattcatcatattCTTCTTCTGGAAAAGATTGCCTTAGACATTTGATTGATGCAGCAGAGAGCCTCAGAAGTCTACCCCATTCTACTGAGGATACCTGTGGCATTTTCCTGGACGACACTCCTTCATCTGCTGCTGGTGGG GCAAGGGCCGACCATGCCGACAGAACAGAAACTTCTAA AGAGCTTTTGAAGAAGCAGACGGAGCAATTATCCCATGGagggaagaagagaaagaggcatGACGGTGAATCGGATAATGTTCATCATTGTAATGATGGGAGAATTTTGAGAAGTGCAACGCGTCTACAAAATCTTCCCAGAAGATCTATTCGGCTTGTCTCTAAG
- the LOC125868029 gene encoding uncharacterized protein LOC125868029 isoform X5 yields MKTKDNGNVICSLPGLPKKKLQDLCKKHGLSPYKTKPNLVSSLVPYIKGADELLFKEMKTKDNGNSINRLPKKELQDLCRKHGLSPYKTKPNLVSSLVPYIKGADELLFKEMKTKDNGNSINRLPKKGLQDLCRKHGLSPYKTKPNLVSSLVPYIKGAESFSFKEMKTKDNGNSIYSLRKKKLQELCKKYGLSPHKTKPNLVNSLVNYFKIADTETSKGKEYNILNSSGVKSATGEILFSRFIAQSDEKGFNQGLDSPQTSFSKNAFTSDAKLMHVPSFEFSVSSEDGINLYVDLNSCPTDTFKRLEKKVCVCHNLQNHKFQSFCQEIQYLGNNRPMTSSFLWKTDSDNRFNSSHAQTVSSASLCGTVDVVCHTENTNDASLGFSATTKSCDGSVETLTHSEGKKGSPSSFRTICGVQKMNITDVNTFMGEEEIACVGLNTFQASKKSVAINRTVNVEAYNPENTTEVLDARLCKSFHASLEKVPISSPADVPELKHNKNENQNTRLDVSCLNSERQRSCVPEKLIVLSHISSETDFTEIEATDIGSHHQHSSYSSSGKDCLRHLIDAAESLRSLPHSTEDTCGIFLDDTPSSAAGGARADHADRTETSKELLKKQTEQLSHGGKKRKRHDGESDNVHHCNDGRILRSATRLQNLPRRSIRLVSKRLVACNS; encoded by the exons ATGAAAACGAAGGACAATGGAAATGTTATTTGCAGCCTACCGGGTCTACCCAAGAAAAAACTCCAGGACTTGTGCAAGAAACACGGGTTATCTCCTTATAAGACAAAACCCAATCTTGTGAGTTCTTTGGTCCCTTACATCAAG GGAGCAGATGAGCTTTTATTTAAAGAGATGAAGACAAAGGACAATGGAAATTCCATAAACAGGCTACCTAAGAAAGAGCTTCAAGATTTGTGCAGGAAACATGGGTTATCTCCTTATAAGACAAAACCCAATCTTGTGAGTTCTTTGGTCCCTTACATCAAG GGAGCAGATGAGCTTTTATTTAAAGAGATGAAGACAAAGGACAATGGAAATTCCATAAACAGGCTACCTAAGAAAGGGCTTCAAGATTTGTGCAGGAAACACGGGTTATCTCCTTATAAGACAAAACCCAATCTTGTGAGTTCTTTGGTCCCTTACATCAAG GGAGCAGAGAGTTTTTCCTTTAAAGAGATGAAGACAAAGGACAATGGAAATTCCATTTACAGCCTACGCAAGAAAAAACTTCAAGAACTGTGCAAGAAGTATGGTTTGTCTCCTCATAAGACAAAACCCAATCTCGTGAATTCCCTGGTCAATTACTTCAAG ATAGCAGATACAGAGACTTCTAAAGGCAAAGAGTACAACATTCTAAATTCTTCTGGTGTGAAGAGCGCAACCGGAGAGATATTGTTTTCAAGATTCATCGCTCAGAGTGATGAGAAAGGTTTCAATCAAGGACTTGACAGTCCACAAACAAGTTTTTCCAAGAATGCATTTACTTCTGATGCTAAGTTGATGCATGTACCTTCTTTTGAGTTTTCTGTCTCATCAGAAGATGGAATCAACCTTTATGTTGACTTGAATTCATGCCCAACAGACacttttaaaagattggaaaagAAGGTGTGTGTATGTCACAATCTGCAGAATCACAAATTTCAAAGTTTCTGTCAGGAGATTCAATACCTAGGAAATAACAGACCAATGACAAGTTCATTTCTCTGGAAAACAGATTCAGACAATAGATTTAACAGCAGCCATGCACAAACTGTTTCTTCCGCAAGTTTATGTGGCACTGTTGATGTTGTATGTCATACAGAAAATACAAACGATGCGTCTTTGGGATTTTCAGCAACGACAAAATCATGTGATGGTTCTGTAGAAACTTTAACACATTCAGAAGGAAAAAAGGGAAGTCCATCTTCATTTAGAACCATTTGTGGTGTACAGAAAATGAATATCACTGATGTAAATACTTTTATGGGAGAGGAAGAGATAGCATGTGTGGGTCTGAATACCTTTCAAGCTTCAAAGAAATCAGTGGCTATTAATAGAACTGTCAATGTTGAGGCTTATAACCCAGAAAACACTACAGAGGTCTTAGATGCTAGGCTATGTAAATCTTTTCATGCATCGTTGGAGAAAGTACCTATCAGTTCCCCTGCAGATGTGCCAGAgctaaaacataataaaaatgaaaatcagaATACGAGGCTAGATGTAAGTTGTCTCAATTCTGAAAGGCAGAGAAGTTGTGTCCCAGAGAAGCTTATAGTGCTATCTCATATCTCTTCAGAAACTGATTTTACTGAGATAGAGGCTACAGATATCGGCAgtcatcatcaacattcatcatattCTTCTTCTGGAAAAGATTGCCTTAGACATTTGATTGATGCAGCAGAGAGCCTCAGAAGTCTACCCCATTCTACTGAGGATACCTGTGGCATTTTCCTGGACGACACTCCTTCATCTGCTGCTGGTGGG GCAAGGGCCGACCATGCCGACAGAACAGAAACTTCTAA AGAGCTTTTGAAGAAGCAGACGGAGCAATTATCCCATGGagggaagaagagaaagaggcatGACGGTGAATCGGATAATGTTCATCATTGTAATGATGGGAGAATTTTGAGAAGTGCAACGCGTCTACAAAATCTTCCCAGAAGATCTATTCGGCTTGTCTCTAAG
- the LOC125868029 gene encoding uncharacterized protein LOC125868029 isoform X4 — protein MKTKDNGNVICSLPGLPKKKLQDLCKKHGLSPYKTKPNLVSSLVPYIKGADELLFKEMKTKDNGNSINRLPKKELQDLCRKHGLSPYKTKPNLVSSLVPYIKGADERLFQEMKTKDNGNSINRLPKKELQDLCRKHGLSPYKTKPNLVNSLITYVKGAESFSFKEMKTKDNGNSIYSLRKKKLQELCKKYGLSPHKTKPNLVNSLVNYFKIADTETSKGKEYNILNSSGVKSATGEILFSRFIAQSDEKGFNQGLDSPQTSFSKNAFTSDAKLMHVPSFEFSVSSEDGINLYVDLNSCPTDTFKRLEKKVCVCHNLQNHKFQSFCQEIQYLGNNRPMTSSFLWKTDSDNRFNSSHAQTVSSASLCGTVDVVCHTENTNDASLGFSATTKSCDGSVETLTHSEGKKGSPSSFRTICGVQKMNITDVNTFMGEEEIACVGLNTFQASKKSVAINRTVNVEAYNPENTTEVLDARLCKSFHASLEKVPISSPADVPELKHNKNENQNTRLDVSCLNSERQRSCVPEKLIVLSHISSETDFTEIEATDIGSHHQHSSYSSSGKDCLRHLIDAAESLRSLPHSTEDTCGIFLDDTPSSAAGGARADHADRTETSKELLKKQTEQLSHGGKKRKRHDGESDNVHHCNDGRILRSATRLQNLPRRSIRLVSKRLVACNS, from the exons ATGAAAACGAAGGACAATGGAAATGTTATTTGCAGCCTACCGGGTCTACCCAAGAAAAAACTCCAGGACTTGTGCAAGAAACACGGGTTATCTCCTTATAAGACAAAACCCAATCTTGTGAGTTCTTTGGTCCCTTACATCAAG GGAGCAGATGAGCTTTTATTTAAAGAGATGAAGACAAAGGACAATGGAAATTCCATAAACAGGCTACCTAAGAAAGAGCTTCAAGATTTGTGCAGGAAACATGGGTTATCTCCTTATAAGACAAAACCCAATCTTGTGAGTTCTTTGGTCCCTTACATCAAG GGAGCAGATGAGCGTTTATTTCAAGAGATGAAGACAAAGGACAATGGAAATTCCATAAACAGGCTACCTAAGAAAGAGCTTCAAGATTTGTGCAGGAAACACGGTTTATCTCCTTATAAGACAAAGCCTAATCTTGTAAATTCTTTGATCACTTACGTCAAG GGAGCAGAGAGTTTTTCCTTTAAAGAGATGAAGACAAAGGACAATGGAAATTCCATTTACAGCCTACGCAAGAAAAAACTTCAAGAACTGTGCAAGAAGTATGGTTTGTCTCCTCATAAGACAAAACCCAATCTCGTGAATTCCCTGGTCAATTACTTCAAG ATAGCAGATACAGAGACTTCTAAAGGCAAAGAGTACAACATTCTAAATTCTTCTGGTGTGAAGAGCGCAACCGGAGAGATATTGTTTTCAAGATTCATCGCTCAGAGTGATGAGAAAGGTTTCAATCAAGGACTTGACAGTCCACAAACAAGTTTTTCCAAGAATGCATTTACTTCTGATGCTAAGTTGATGCATGTACCTTCTTTTGAGTTTTCTGTCTCATCAGAAGATGGAATCAACCTTTATGTTGACTTGAATTCATGCCCAACAGACacttttaaaagattggaaaagAAGGTGTGTGTATGTCACAATCTGCAGAATCACAAATTTCAAAGTTTCTGTCAGGAGATTCAATACCTAGGAAATAACAGACCAATGACAAGTTCATTTCTCTGGAAAACAGATTCAGACAATAGATTTAACAGCAGCCATGCACAAACTGTTTCTTCCGCAAGTTTATGTGGCACTGTTGATGTTGTATGTCATACAGAAAATACAAACGATGCGTCTTTGGGATTTTCAGCAACGACAAAATCATGTGATGGTTCTGTAGAAACTTTAACACATTCAGAAGGAAAAAAGGGAAGTCCATCTTCATTTAGAACCATTTGTGGTGTACAGAAAATGAATATCACTGATGTAAATACTTTTATGGGAGAGGAAGAGATAGCATGTGTGGGTCTGAATACCTTTCAAGCTTCAAAGAAATCAGTGGCTATTAATAGAACTGTCAATGTTGAGGCTTATAACCCAGAAAACACTACAGAGGTCTTAGATGCTAGGCTATGTAAATCTTTTCATGCATCGTTGGAGAAAGTACCTATCAGTTCCCCTGCAGATGTGCCAGAgctaaaacataataaaaatgaaaatcagaATACGAGGCTAGATGTAAGTTGTCTCAATTCTGAAAGGCAGAGAAGTTGTGTCCCAGAGAAGCTTATAGTGCTATCTCATATCTCTTCAGAAACTGATTTTACTGAGATAGAGGCTACAGATATCGGCAgtcatcatcaacattcatcatattCTTCTTCTGGAAAAGATTGCCTTAGACATTTGATTGATGCAGCAGAGAGCCTCAGAAGTCTACCCCATTCTACTGAGGATACCTGTGGCATTTTCCTGGACGACACTCCTTCATCTGCTGCTGGTGGG GCAAGGGCCGACCATGCCGACAGAACAGAAACTTCTAA AGAGCTTTTGAAGAAGCAGACGGAGCAATTATCCCATGGagggaagaagagaaagaggcatGACGGTGAATCGGATAATGTTCATCATTGTAATGATGGGAGAATTTTGAGAAGTGCAACGCGTCTACAAAATCTTCCCAGAAGATCTATTCGGCTTGTCTCTAAG
- the LOC125868029 gene encoding uncharacterized protein LOC125868029 isoform X7 produces MKTKDNGNVICSLPGLPKKKLQDLCKKHGLSPYKTKPNLVSSLVPYIKGADERLFQEMKTKDNGNSINRLPKKELQDLCRKHGLSPYKTKPNLVNSLITYVKGAESFSFKEMKTKDNGNSIYSLRKKKLQELCKKYGLSPHKTKPNLVNSLVNYFKIADTETSKGKEYNILNSSGVKSATGEILFSRFIAQSDEKGFNQGLDSPQTSFSKNAFTSDAKLMHVPSFEFSVSSEDGINLYVDLNSCPTDTFKRLEKKVCVCHNLQNHKFQSFCQEIQYLGNNRPMTSSFLWKTDSDNRFNSSHAQTVSSASLCGTVDVVCHTENTNDASLGFSATTKSCDGSVETLTHSEGKKGSPSSFRTICGVQKMNITDVNTFMGEEEIACVGLNTFQASKKSVAINRTVNVEAYNPENTTEVLDARLCKSFHASLEKVPISSPADVPELKHNKNENQNTRLDVSCLNSERQRSCVPEKLIVLSHISSETDFTEIEATDIGSHHQHSSYSSSGKDCLRHLIDAAESLRSLPHSTEDTCGIFLDDTPSSAAGGARADHADRTETSKELLKKQTEQLSHGGKKRKRHDGESDNVHHCNDGRILRSATRLQNLPRRSIRLVSKRLVACNS; encoded by the exons ATGAAAACGAAGGACAATGGAAATGTTATTTGCAGCCTACCGGGTCTACCCAAGAAAAAACTCCAGGACTTGTGCAAGAAACACGGGTTATCTCCTTATAAGACAAAACCCAATCTTGTGAGTTCTTTGGTCCCTTACATCAAG GGAGCAGATGAGCGTTTATTTCAAGAGATGAAGACAAAGGACAATGGAAATTCCATAAACAGGCTACCTAAGAAAGAGCTTCAAGATTTGTGCAGGAAACACGGTTTATCTCCTTATAAGACAAAGCCTAATCTTGTAAATTCTTTGATCACTTACGTCAAG GGAGCAGAGAGTTTTTCCTTTAAAGAGATGAAGACAAAGGACAATGGAAATTCCATTTACAGCCTACGCAAGAAAAAACTTCAAGAACTGTGCAAGAAGTATGGTTTGTCTCCTCATAAGACAAAACCCAATCTCGTGAATTCCCTGGTCAATTACTTCAAG ATAGCAGATACAGAGACTTCTAAAGGCAAAGAGTACAACATTCTAAATTCTTCTGGTGTGAAGAGCGCAACCGGAGAGATATTGTTTTCAAGATTCATCGCTCAGAGTGATGAGAAAGGTTTCAATCAAGGACTTGACAGTCCACAAACAAGTTTTTCCAAGAATGCATTTACTTCTGATGCTAAGTTGATGCATGTACCTTCTTTTGAGTTTTCTGTCTCATCAGAAGATGGAATCAACCTTTATGTTGACTTGAATTCATGCCCAACAGACacttttaaaagattggaaaagAAGGTGTGTGTATGTCACAATCTGCAGAATCACAAATTTCAAAGTTTCTGTCAGGAGATTCAATACCTAGGAAATAACAGACCAATGACAAGTTCATTTCTCTGGAAAACAGATTCAGACAATAGATTTAACAGCAGCCATGCACAAACTGTTTCTTCCGCAAGTTTATGTGGCACTGTTGATGTTGTATGTCATACAGAAAATACAAACGATGCGTCTTTGGGATTTTCAGCAACGACAAAATCATGTGATGGTTCTGTAGAAACTTTAACACATTCAGAAGGAAAAAAGGGAAGTCCATCTTCATTTAGAACCATTTGTGGTGTACAGAAAATGAATATCACTGATGTAAATACTTTTATGGGAGAGGAAGAGATAGCATGTGTGGGTCTGAATACCTTTCAAGCTTCAAAGAAATCAGTGGCTATTAATAGAACTGTCAATGTTGAGGCTTATAACCCAGAAAACACTACAGAGGTCTTAGATGCTAGGCTATGTAAATCTTTTCATGCATCGTTGGAGAAAGTACCTATCAGTTCCCCTGCAGATGTGCCAGAgctaaaacataataaaaatgaaaatcagaATACGAGGCTAGATGTAAGTTGTCTCAATTCTGAAAGGCAGAGAAGTTGTGTCCCAGAGAAGCTTATAGTGCTATCTCATATCTCTTCAGAAACTGATTTTACTGAGATAGAGGCTACAGATATCGGCAgtcatcatcaacattcatcatattCTTCTTCTGGAAAAGATTGCCTTAGACATTTGATTGATGCAGCAGAGAGCCTCAGAAGTCTACCCCATTCTACTGAGGATACCTGTGGCATTTTCCTGGACGACACTCCTTCATCTGCTGCTGGTGGG GCAAGGGCCGACCATGCCGACAGAACAGAAACTTCTAA AGAGCTTTTGAAGAAGCAGACGGAGCAATTATCCCATGGagggaagaagagaaagaggcatGACGGTGAATCGGATAATGTTCATCATTGTAATGATGGGAGAATTTTGAGAAGTGCAACGCGTCTACAAAATCTTCCCAGAAGATCTATTCGGCTTGTCTCTAAG
- the LOC125868029 gene encoding uncharacterized protein LOC125868029 isoform X3, with product MKTKDNGNVICSLPGLPKKKLQDLCKKHGLSPYKTKPNLVSSLVPYIKGADELLFKEMKTKDNGNSINRLPKKGLQDLCRKHGLSPYKTKPNLVSSLVPYIKGADERLFQEMKTKDNGNSINRLPKKELQDLCRKHGLSPYKTKPNLVNSLITYVKGAESFSFKEMKTKDNGNSIYSLRKKKLQELCKKYGLSPHKTKPNLVNSLVNYFKIADTETSKGKEYNILNSSGVKSATGEILFSRFIAQSDEKGFNQGLDSPQTSFSKNAFTSDAKLMHVPSFEFSVSSEDGINLYVDLNSCPTDTFKRLEKKVCVCHNLQNHKFQSFCQEIQYLGNNRPMTSSFLWKTDSDNRFNSSHAQTVSSASLCGTVDVVCHTENTNDASLGFSATTKSCDGSVETLTHSEGKKGSPSSFRTICGVQKMNITDVNTFMGEEEIACVGLNTFQASKKSVAINRTVNVEAYNPENTTEVLDARLCKSFHASLEKVPISSPADVPELKHNKNENQNTRLDVSCLNSERQRSCVPEKLIVLSHISSETDFTEIEATDIGSHHQHSSYSSSGKDCLRHLIDAAESLRSLPHSTEDTCGIFLDDTPSSAAGGARADHADRTETSKELLKKQTEQLSHGGKKRKRHDGESDNVHHCNDGRILRSATRLQNLPRRSIRLVSKRLVACNS from the exons ATGAAAACGAAGGACAATGGAAATGTTATTTGCAGCCTACCGGGTCTACCCAAGAAAAAACTCCAGGACTTGTGCAAGAAACACGGGTTATCTCCTTATAAGACAAAACCCAATCTTGTGAGTTCTTTGGTCCCTTACATCAAG GGAGCAGATGAGCTTTTATTTAAAGAGATGAAGACAAAGGACAATGGAAATTCCATAAACAGGCTACCTAAGAAAGGGCTTCAAGATTTGTGCAGGAAACACGGGTTATCTCCTTATAAGACAAAACCCAATCTTGTGAGTTCTTTGGTCCCTTACATCAAG GGAGCAGATGAGCGTTTATTTCAAGAGATGAAGACAAAGGACAATGGAAATTCCATAAACAGGCTACCTAAGAAAGAGCTTCAAGATTTGTGCAGGAAACACGGTTTATCTCCTTATAAGACAAAGCCTAATCTTGTAAATTCTTTGATCACTTACGTCAAG GGAGCAGAGAGTTTTTCCTTTAAAGAGATGAAGACAAAGGACAATGGAAATTCCATTTACAGCCTACGCAAGAAAAAACTTCAAGAACTGTGCAAGAAGTATGGTTTGTCTCCTCATAAGACAAAACCCAATCTCGTGAATTCCCTGGTCAATTACTTCAAG ATAGCAGATACAGAGACTTCTAAAGGCAAAGAGTACAACATTCTAAATTCTTCTGGTGTGAAGAGCGCAACCGGAGAGATATTGTTTTCAAGATTCATCGCTCAGAGTGATGAGAAAGGTTTCAATCAAGGACTTGACAGTCCACAAACAAGTTTTTCCAAGAATGCATTTACTTCTGATGCTAAGTTGATGCATGTACCTTCTTTTGAGTTTTCTGTCTCATCAGAAGATGGAATCAACCTTTATGTTGACTTGAATTCATGCCCAACAGACacttttaaaagattggaaaagAAGGTGTGTGTATGTCACAATCTGCAGAATCACAAATTTCAAAGTTTCTGTCAGGAGATTCAATACCTAGGAAATAACAGACCAATGACAAGTTCATTTCTCTGGAAAACAGATTCAGACAATAGATTTAACAGCAGCCATGCACAAACTGTTTCTTCCGCAAGTTTATGTGGCACTGTTGATGTTGTATGTCATACAGAAAATACAAACGATGCGTCTTTGGGATTTTCAGCAACGACAAAATCATGTGATGGTTCTGTAGAAACTTTAACACATTCAGAAGGAAAAAAGGGAAGTCCATCTTCATTTAGAACCATTTGTGGTGTACAGAAAATGAATATCACTGATGTAAATACTTTTATGGGAGAGGAAGAGATAGCATGTGTGGGTCTGAATACCTTTCAAGCTTCAAAGAAATCAGTGGCTATTAATAGAACTGTCAATGTTGAGGCTTATAACCCAGAAAACACTACAGAGGTCTTAGATGCTAGGCTATGTAAATCTTTTCATGCATCGTTGGAGAAAGTACCTATCAGTTCCCCTGCAGATGTGCCAGAgctaaaacataataaaaatgaaaatcagaATACGAGGCTAGATGTAAGTTGTCTCAATTCTGAAAGGCAGAGAAGTTGTGTCCCAGAGAAGCTTATAGTGCTATCTCATATCTCTTCAGAAACTGATTTTACTGAGATAGAGGCTACAGATATCGGCAgtcatcatcaacattcatcatattCTTCTTCTGGAAAAGATTGCCTTAGACATTTGATTGATGCAGCAGAGAGCCTCAGAAGTCTACCCCATTCTACTGAGGATACCTGTGGCATTTTCCTGGACGACACTCCTTCATCTGCTGCTGGTGGG GCAAGGGCCGACCATGCCGACAGAACAGAAACTTCTAA AGAGCTTTTGAAGAAGCAGACGGAGCAATTATCCCATGGagggaagaagagaaagaggcatGACGGTGAATCGGATAATGTTCATCATTGTAATGATGGGAGAATTTTGAGAAGTGCAACGCGTCTACAAAATCTTCCCAGAAGATCTATTCGGCTTGTCTCTAAG